In Heteronotia binoei isolate CCM8104 ecotype False Entrance Well chromosome 21, APGP_CSIRO_Hbin_v1, whole genome shotgun sequence, the DNA window TTGGAAGCTtgtctgagtgaccttgggtcagttacatatTCTCAGCCTTTCCTGCTTTACAGGGATGTTGGGAGGATGAGAcgaaaaaggggggaaattttgtaagtcactttgggtgcTCATTGGAaagaaaagctgggtataaaaCAAGTAAATAGGCTGGAATGGAGGTGGGAGTTAAGTTGTGGTCCTCAGTTTGCTTCAGAGTTTGGAAATTCCAGAACCTGAAAGGGCTTTTGTTTAGGTGGAGGAAGCTGATGTTCATCAGGGTGACTTCGGGAGTTGGAACAGTTAATATTAAGTATCTTAACATTCAGCTGAGTCTGTGGAtgttttgttattctgtggccttCCTGATGCATGGGGGATGCCATTTATTTTATGCCAGATGGGAGATGTATGGGAAGAGTGGAGGCgactgataccaccaactgcagaattagagtttgtttttagactactatgttgttttattatatgaatctgattttaactttgtattattgattgttgttacccactaagagccagtttggtgtagtggtgaagtgcttggactcgtatctgggagaaccaggtttgattccccactcctccacttgcagctgtgggaatggtcttgggtcagccatagctcttgcagagctgtccttgaaagggcagctgctgtgagagccctctcagacccacccccctcacagggtgtctgttgtgagggaggaaagtaaaggagattgtgagccgctctgagactctgattcagaatggagggtggaatataaatccagtgtcgtcatcttcttcattCGGGAAAGGGCAGGCTGTAAATCTAATATAATAAATATTCTTGACCATTTgcagaaaaaacaaaacagctgcTTTTCAAAGGAGCCCAAACTTACATGGATAGCAAGTGGGACGGAAGCGTGGCAGGAGCCTGTCTAATTACACAGTATCCAGCATCACCGGCAGGCAGACCGGAAGCTTGCTCTCAGTATTCCTGCAATGGACAAATGTTAATCGGGCAGGATGGGAAACTTCGACCGCCCCGCTCAAGAGAAACAGGTACATGGACTTAATGCCCCTGTGACTGATTCCTTTCCTGCTTGCCTCCAGTGATGGCAAGACACATTTACAGTGTGGATGCAAGCAAGGGCCAAGTAGGAGGAGTAACAGCATTATGTGTCATATGCCACTTTGAGTACGTTTCCTGGAGAGGCCGCgtagaaattttctaaataaataaaagactctCTGATTGAAGCAGAGGAATGGGGCAGCGTTCCTCTGTGTTTTATCCTGCAGTAACCCTTTGAAGTAGATCGGGTTGAGCCAAAGAGGgacgcaccccccccccgggtctctttgatgggaaaaaatatataaaatctgcGACTGTAAGCATGACAAAGCGGCTGTGGAGTTACTCCAGCACCCGAACAAGTTCTATAGCAATAACAAAGCATAGCAAATTTTACACTGATTACACAATAGCAAATAGCTAATTTTGCACAGCAAATCTTCCTCCAATTCACCATTATTTTGTACCAGGGAGAAAACTCAATAGTTGTCTTATATGCTATAAAGATATGTGCCCCTGACATTCAGCACCAACTGTatgttggatttatttattttttaaatataccACAGAGTGCTGAGCTTAGTGCCCTTACTGATTCAGGGAAGACTAGGAGCCCAGCCCTCTTCTCTGTTGGAGGATtagttaaaccaggggtgtcaaacatctggtccGGGGACCAAATcgggcctccagagggctcctatcaggcccacgagcagctggctgtcatctgcttcgttctcctctcttgcttccttctgcatcacagtttgttttgccaagcttgctcaattgcacaggagcgacagagcaaaacctttattttctctgttggatgaggctcctcccttggggaggaaggggggaggaagagcttgctttgccaggctctctcaattgcacagcagagctactgagccaagcctatcttccttcttttggctgaggccctttccccacccctcctaggtctcctggggaaggaaggaaagagccagaacttcctttgcccagttccctggaccccatgggagaaatacaaagatgatattggatttatatcccgccctccactccgaagagtttcagagcggctcacaatctcctttaccttcctcccccacaacagacaccctgtgaggtggatggggctgagagggctctcatagcagctgccctttcaaggacaacctctgccagagctatggctgatccaaggccattccagcaggtgcaagtggaggagtggggaatcaaacccggttctcccagataagaggccacacacttaaccactacaccaaactgactcaaatacaaagaaagctcctttaagaccaatgagtgctaatgttttaagcatgtgttattttaattttttttaaatctttaattgtgtttgtctgtatcctttataaagtttatacttctgctaccttatcttaaataggaacacatgtggcctggcccagcaaggtctcatttatgtcagatcaggccctcataacaaaagtgTGATATcatttaaacaaaaacaaaagcaagcTAGTCCCTTATGGGCCTATGTAGCTGGGATATTGTGCTGTTGCCACTGTGAAGAGGACTGGCAGGATCACAATTTTTTTGCTCTGTGTCAGGGGTCCCCCAAATCTTTTTGAGCGTGCGGGCATCCTTGTAATTCTGACACAGTGAGGTGGGTGCAAATGCAGAATGGCTTctgcaagaggtggagccagtcacaaaaacaacaacaacttgtCTTTGGTCACACaaggaagatccttgtgctgtggtggcagctgctaccaaagcagtgtttttaaaaatctgcacagccaatcagaaaaaAGACCCACCTGGCCCTACCCAGTGGCGAAAACCATTTGGTGGCTACACTAAGTGGGGGACCCCAGCTCTGTGGATTGACCAAGCCTTTAAATTGCCCTTCTTTTGAACTCTTATTAAGAGTAGTTGAATTGCAAACTGCTTGTCAGGATTGTGGTTCTACATTCTAGTGGCTTAgttcaggggtgggggagggattcACAGGGATTTATCTCTGAAGGCTACCAAGGGCTGAAATCGCTTCTGATCCCTAGCGCTGTTTCCACAGTAACAGCAGAAGGAATTTCCAAGCCCTGCTCGTCGTGTGTTAGAACAGTGGACGCCCAAGAGGCCTGCACGCAGTGTGACCGGCCCATATGCAAGAACTGCAGCAAactctgcagctgctgtaatgcTGTTGCGTGTTCCTTGTGTTCGGTGATCGAGTGAGTATTCATGTAATTGAAGGGCAGAGCTGCAACTCTCGTTTAATTGTGGAGGGCTCCCGTGCACGCAGCATAAAAATGATCAGAAATGGAACATCCCAAAGCTCCAGTCGTCTTATTCTTTTTTCAGAGAAAAACAAACTTTGTGAAATTATGCAATTTTTGGAAGTCTGTTTTGTCCTATATCAAACTCATCACAGGTTACAATATCTCCCATAGGCCTGAAATTCTTCTGTTAAACATgtgacaagaactcgtgggcattcgatgaaattgctgagcagtcaggttaaaacgaataaaaggaagtacttcttcacccaaagggtgattaacatgtggaattcactgccacaggaggtaatggcggctacaagcatagccaccttcaagagggggttagataaaaatatggagcagaggtccatcagtggctattagccacagtgtgtatatgtgtgtgtgtataaaaaaaaatttttggccactgtgtgacacagagcgttggactggatgggccattggcctaatccaacatggcttctcctatgttcttatgttcttaattgtgcGCTCCCAATTCCCACTCATACTACTCTATTAGAAAAGTTATGCACCGTAGCCAGACTTTGGAAGACTACTAAAGCCTTAACAATTTTTGACAGGCTAACAAAGGTTCAAGAACTATGCATACTGGAAAAAATTGCTGAATCATTACAACGTTAAAAACTCAGAACACCATGATTCAAAATTTATAGCTGTCTGGTTCTCTTTTTTGGAATACCTAGCTAACGATGATGAATACCAGTCTTCTTCACTAACATAACAAGAGTTGCAGGTTCATAACTGGTGTGTCCAGTGGATGGACTTTGAGCCTTGTTAATTATGCatctgtgcatttttaaaatattccgCTGTTTATTTCTGTTACTTGTAGTTGTAGAACTAACCaggaattaaaaaaacaaaactgaagcaaaACAGATTGGTAGTCTAGCACAGTAAAAAATGCAAAATTACACCGTAGGATCAGTTTTAGAGTAAACTATATACAGTAGtttagaccacagtccctaataatttatccaagtcacctcaaaaagcattttgTATGGTGTCTGGGTGGCAGTGGGGGATAACAGGACTGCTGCTAGAAACTAGGGAAAGTTGGAGGCTGTACAGATGACATTCCCTAGTAATCTATTCAGGTAACTTTGTGCATAATTTTGTGCAGTGGTGTCCTATTAtctgcatagaaaagccctcctGAATGATTCAGTTATGCATAATTTGTCGAATGCCAGGAGAATGGGGGTCCTCCTGACCTCAGGCAGACtattagaaggggggggggagacgcaATAGAGAAGGCATAGTGTATGAGCAGCTGCTGATTTTTCCCAGTTGCAGACTGGCACCTGCAGGACTCAACGCAGCTTGGGaccatcattctctcctccttcGTTCtcagaacaacaaccctgtgaagtagaccAAGCTGAGAGTTTGTAACAGGCCCAAGGttacctagtgagcttccatggcagaagctGGGATTTGAACCCCTGGTCTCCCAGAACGCTGGTCCAACATtctatcccaggggtgtcaatcatgcagccagggggccgaatcaggcccccgagcaactggctgtcatctgcttccttctccctctctcacttccttctgcatctcaacttgctttgcaaggcttgctcagtcacacaggagctacagagcaaagcctctgttttctccattggctgaggctccccccccttcctggtcccctgggagggagggaaagagtcagag includes these proteins:
- the SIVA1 gene encoding apoptosis regulatory protein Siva, which translates into the protein MPKRSCPFGDSAPLQLKTRVRMRELSQGVMGERYRREIFEKTKQLLFKGAQTYMDSKWDGSVAGACLITQYPASPAGRPEACSQYSCNGQMLIGQDGKLRPPRSRETVTAEGISKPCSSCVRTVDAQEACTQCDRPICKNCSKLCSCCNAVACSLCSVIESDDVSEQILCSGCLMFRN